The segment CCGAAGTCTCATCCATTGAGAAGAGCACACGGTAGTCACCCCGACACGCTGAGCGAAGTCCCTCAAGTTCAACTCTGAGTGGCTTGCTCATCCGCTCAGGGTTGGAAGGCAAGGTGACCGTGACGAACTCGATAATTGCCGTCGCTATCTTTGATGGCAGGCGTTCGACGGCGCGGAGCGCGCTCGGCGCGAACTGGACGTCCCAGCTCACTGTGGCGGCAGCCCGAATCGAGCGCGGACGTCCGCCGCGTTCACGGCTCGGCCGTCCTGCACCGCCATTTGTGCCTCGGCTATGTCATCTCGGATACCTGGTTGGGAGAGC is part of the Saxibacter everestensis genome and harbors:
- a CDS encoding type II toxin-antitoxin system RelE family toxin, encoding MSWDVQFAPSALRAVERLPSKIATAIIEFVTVTLPSNPERMSKPLRVELEGLRSACRGDYRVLFSMDETSETLLVTRIAHRSDVYGLR